Proteins encoded in a region of the Saccharothrix ecbatanensis genome:
- a CDS encoding bifunctional NAD(P)H-dependent oxidoreductase/GNAT family N-acetyltransferase translates to MSTKRLRVLALTCSTRPGALGPVVAQWLIEAIAPRAAELGVDLVPVALGDLELPFLDEEEHPSSGVYRHEHTRRWSAIADAADGFIVVTPEYNYGMPAALKNALDYLGSEWAWKPIGFVSYGNTSAGTRSVQHTKQVVTTLRMVPLGATVAIRIGDSVENGRLRTDTARDAAGVALLDELVRVSHALRPMRERAGASSGPLPGSYVRQLTPDDASEVTVLQRCCWVEEAILNDTMNIPALHESPEEVREWLASWRTTGIWLDGRLLGMVRARPVETDWHVGRLAVVPDLRGRGLGRWLLHAAESAAGPDLGRILLFTGAKSLGNIDLYESEGYQHVSLAGPDGTVCLAKEMPVLSG, encoded by the coding sequence ATGTCAACGAAACGCCTTCGTGTTCTTGCCCTGACGTGCAGCACGCGCCCGGGCGCCCTCGGCCCCGTCGTGGCGCAGTGGCTGATCGAGGCGATCGCACCTCGGGCGGCGGAACTGGGCGTCGACCTCGTGCCGGTGGCCCTCGGCGACCTGGAACTGCCCTTCCTCGATGAGGAGGAACATCCGTCATCGGGCGTCTACCGGCATGAGCACACCCGTCGGTGGAGCGCGATCGCCGACGCGGCGGACGGGTTCATCGTGGTCACGCCGGAGTACAACTACGGCATGCCGGCGGCCCTGAAGAACGCGCTGGACTACCTCGGCAGCGAGTGGGCGTGGAAGCCGATCGGCTTCGTCAGCTACGGCAACACCTCGGCGGGCACCCGATCCGTCCAGCACACCAAACAGGTTGTGACCACGCTGCGAATGGTTCCGTTGGGTGCCACCGTTGCGATCCGCATCGGCGACTCGGTGGAGAACGGGCGACTGCGGACCGATACCGCCCGCGACGCGGCGGGTGTCGCCCTGCTGGACGAACTGGTCCGCGTGAGCCACGCCCTGCGTCCGATGCGCGAGCGAGCCGGGGCCTCGTCCGGCCCGTTGCCCGGGTCCTACGTGAGGCAACTGACCCCGGACGACGCTTCGGAGGTCACCGTGCTCCAGCGGTGCTGCTGGGTGGAAGAGGCGATTCTCAACGACACCATGAACATCCCGGCACTGCACGAGTCGCCGGAGGAGGTGCGTGAATGGCTGGCGAGCTGGCGCACCACGGGCATCTGGCTCGACGGACGGCTGCTGGGCATGGTGCGTGCCCGCCCCGTCGAGACCGACTGGCACGTGGGACGGCTCGCCGTCGTGCCCGACCTGCGCGGACGAGGGCTGGGCCGGTGGTTGTTGCACGCCGCCGAGTCCGCCGCCGGACCGGATCTCGGGCGCATCCTGCTGTTCACCGGTGCCAAGAGCCTGGGCAACATCGACCTTTACGAGAGCGAGGGCTACCAACACGTGTCGCTCGCCGGCCCTGACGGAACCGTCTGCCTCGCCAAGGAAATGCCCGTGCTCAGCGGGTGA
- a CDS encoding dihydrofolate reductase family protein, translating into MRTLITTAFVSLDGVVEAPGGEPGYRNTGWTFKDIEFDPAAYEIKTREQDEAAALMMGRVSYEAFAPVWPTMTEEFPGYIAMPKYVVSTTLRDEDLVTNWNEITILRSLDDVAALKQGDGGPVIVHGSATLNRNLSDAGLIDRYHLLVFPVLLGAGKRLFSDTDQDKRNLKLVESQSYANGIQKLVYDVTR; encoded by the coding sequence ATGCGCACCCTGATCACCACCGCCTTCGTCTCCCTCGACGGCGTCGTCGAGGCGCCCGGCGGGGAACCGGGCTACCGCAACACGGGCTGGACCTTCAAGGACATCGAGTTCGACCCGGCCGCCTACGAGATCAAGACCCGCGAGCAGGACGAGGCCGCCGCCTTGATGATGGGCCGGGTGAGCTACGAGGCGTTCGCACCGGTGTGGCCGACCATGACCGAGGAGTTTCCCGGTTACATCGCGATGCCGAAGTACGTCGTGTCGACCACGCTCCGGGACGAGGACCTGGTGACCAACTGGAACGAGATCACCATCCTGCGGTCCCTGGACGACGTCGCCGCGCTCAAGCAGGGCGACGGCGGGCCGGTCATCGTCCACGGCAGCGCCACCCTCAACCGCAACCTCTCCGACGCGGGCCTGATCGACCGCTACCACCTGCTCGTCTTCCCGGTCCTCCTCGGCGCGGGCAAGCGGCTGTTCAGCGACACCGACCAGGACAAGCGGAACCTCAAGCTCGTCGAGAGCCAGTCCTACGCCAACGGAATCCAGAAACTGGTCTACGACGTCACCCGCTGA
- a CDS encoding TIR domain-containing protein yields MGARYRFRGGIGSLATTNDDSSDSYDVFVSYASADRDVVAPFVELLKREGLKVWFYDQDMHGGPALKKQIADAIKRSKHTIACLTDSYVTRPWTKFELALSTHRDPAGDTASTILVRFKPMTGPVPEDVQHLTVSDLTDQRNYDRTYERITKLIKRPVVVDQAHLEELCQVPFQSAEPHVTLYRIRRANEALSTFLYRREIGELPPDATLNLIIGQLIVSGKLPREIMAALAIMQSLGNIVVSDRIDDSPITSASLVTPLAAWRELSAWTFPEFKAPDVLADVCELLPLTAAGRRIPDTDYVITGDAVSRNSHGPLHPGHDTVRDRPVSINLVGVAADHDDAFFAEVARFTRLSDANIVSPTDAGTVVVDGERRCLFLVLPVVDGGSAQAITEHHGTLPPRAAYELCLGIARALCGFHAAEPPIAHGDLRPANVIVGTFGTVRVLCIGSEADVAEGRLDSFLFASPQQRVGAPLTPTSDVAALRLVLHYLLTGEYLAEDGPPLGPGVDPGGVLDKLAECATAARACAILEAARTRLPAAPNLASVYRDYMRKKGIAAQTRPPVEPGVVLVGSYPVDARRAWPLGEGLVLVWESGTDTLAILDDIDVVWRDTGAIAVRRVDIGRGRIAVGGWDGAVRYFADGALVASGKLDGAVGDLRLIGDDVVAGSWKHSLWRFSHDGTRDELLDVEAGVHRIAVANHGERFAVADLAGGLSIYAGRRRVSHMPGIAMAADVAYAGSRLVVLTDDALISMGVDGAIGLPERKPGGVRLRPGASAGDCTLVVASGPPRSVEVWRVDEADRQLRIATFPPGTDVLATVGDCHLVSTPDDGYAYWRQGTERLHWPDAVSGALSADGSWVAVCRPGKVELYQDVG; encoded by the coding sequence ATGGGTGCGCGGTATCGCTTCCGGGGAGGTATCGGCTCATTGGCGACGACGAACGACGACAGCAGTGACAGTTATGATGTATTCGTCAGTTATGCCAGTGCGGACCGCGACGTCGTGGCGCCATTCGTCGAACTGTTGAAGCGTGAAGGGCTCAAGGTCTGGTTCTACGACCAGGACATGCACGGCGGTCCGGCGCTGAAGAAGCAGATCGCCGATGCCATCAAGCGGTCGAAGCACACGATCGCGTGCCTGACCGACTCGTACGTGACGCGTCCGTGGACCAAGTTCGAGCTGGCCCTCAGCACCCACCGCGACCCCGCGGGCGACACCGCGAGCACGATCCTGGTGCGCTTCAAGCCGATGACGGGTCCCGTGCCGGAGGACGTCCAGCACCTCACCGTCAGCGACCTGACCGACCAGCGCAACTACGACCGCACCTACGAGCGCATCACGAAGCTGATCAAGCGGCCGGTCGTGGTGGATCAGGCCCACCTGGAGGAACTGTGCCAGGTTCCTTTCCAGTCGGCCGAGCCGCACGTCACGCTGTACCGGATCCGGCGGGCGAACGAGGCGTTGTCGACGTTCCTGTACCGCAGGGAGATCGGTGAGCTGCCGCCGGACGCGACGCTCAACCTGATCATCGGGCAGCTGATCGTGTCCGGCAAGCTGCCCCGCGAGATCATGGCCGCGTTGGCGATCATGCAGTCGTTGGGCAACATCGTGGTGAGCGACCGGATCGACGACTCCCCGATCACCAGTGCGTCGCTCGTGACCCCGCTCGCGGCGTGGCGTGAGCTGAGCGCTTGGACGTTCCCGGAGTTCAAGGCGCCGGACGTGCTGGCTGACGTGTGCGAACTGCTGCCGCTCACCGCCGCGGGCCGGCGCATCCCCGACACCGACTACGTGATCACCGGCGACGCGGTGAGCCGCAACAGCCACGGACCACTGCACCCCGGCCACGACACGGTGCGCGACCGGCCGGTGTCGATCAACCTGGTCGGGGTCGCCGCCGACCACGACGACGCGTTCTTCGCGGAGGTCGCCCGGTTCACCCGGCTCAGCGACGCGAACATCGTCTCGCCGACCGACGCGGGCACGGTGGTGGTCGACGGCGAGCGGCGGTGCCTGTTCCTCGTGCTCCCGGTGGTCGACGGGGGCAGCGCGCAGGCCATCACCGAGCACCACGGGACGCTGCCGCCGCGCGCGGCCTACGAGCTGTGCCTGGGCATCGCACGGGCGCTGTGCGGCTTCCACGCCGCCGAGCCACCGATCGCGCACGGCGATCTGAGACCCGCCAACGTGATCGTCGGGACGTTCGGGACGGTCCGCGTCCTGTGCATCGGCAGCGAGGCCGACGTGGCGGAAGGCCGGCTCGACTCCTTCCTCTTCGCCAGCCCCCAACAGCGCGTGGGCGCCCCGCTCACCCCGACGTCGGACGTCGCCGCGTTACGGCTGGTGCTGCACTACCTGTTGACCGGCGAATACCTCGCCGAGGACGGGCCGCCCCTCGGACCGGGCGTCGATCCCGGCGGTGTGCTCGACAAACTCGCCGAGTGCGCGACGGCGGCCCGTGCGTGCGCCATCCTCGAAGCCGCCCGCACGCGCTTGCCCGCCGCGCCGAACCTGGCCTCGGTCTACCGCGACTACATGCGGAAGAAGGGCATCGCCGCGCAGACCCGGCCGCCCGTCGAACCCGGCGTGGTGCTGGTCGGCTCGTACCCGGTCGACGCCAGGCGGGCGTGGCCGTTGGGCGAGGGGCTGGTGCTGGTCTGGGAGTCGGGCACGGACACCCTGGCGATCCTCGACGACATCGACGTGGTGTGGCGCGACACCGGGGCGATCGCCGTCCGCCGGGTGGACATCGGTCGCGGCCGGATCGCGGTCGGGGGCTGGGACGGCGCCGTGCGCTACTTCGCCGACGGCGCGCTGGTCGCCTCGGGCAAGCTCGACGGGGCGGTCGGAGACCTGCGGCTGATCGGCGACGACGTGGTCGCCGGGTCCTGGAAGCACAGCCTGTGGCGGTTCTCCCACGACGGCACGCGGGACGAACTGCTCGACGTCGAGGCGGGCGTGCACCGGATCGCGGTGGCAAACCACGGCGAGCGCTTCGCCGTGGCGGACCTGGCGGGTGGGCTGTCGATCTACGCGGGCCGGCGGCGGGTCTCGCACATGCCGGGCATCGCGATGGCCGCCGACGTGGCCTACGCGGGCAGCAGGCTGGTGGTCCTGACCGACGACGCGCTCATCAGCATGGGGGTGGACGGCGCGATCGGCCTGCCGGAGCGCAAGCCGGGCGGGGTGCGGCTGCGGCCGGGGGCGTCGGCGGGCGACTGCACGCTGGTGGTCGCCTCGGGCCCGCCGCGGTCGGTGGAGGTGTGGCGGGTGGACGAGGCCGATCGGCAGCTGCGGATCGCGACGTTCCCACCGGGCACGGATGTGCTCGCCACGGTCGGCGACTGCCACCTCGTGTCCACCCCGGACGACGGGTACGCCTACTGGCGGCAGGGGACTGAGCGGCTGCACTGGCCGGACGCGGTCAGCGGTGCGCTGTCGGCCGACGGGTCTTGGGTCGCGGTGTGCCGACCGGGCAAGGTGGAGCTGTACCAGGACGTCGGATGA
- a CDS encoding MarR family winged helix-turn-helix transcriptional regulator, whose translation MSTKPSAGAVRWLNADEERAWRAYLRIVVAVRTGTARDLAAIGLSEPDYEVLSTLSERPAHTSTLGEQADKMGWSRSRLSRHATRMETRGLLRRAPDPTDGRGCLLVLTAEGLNALDNAAPAHVESVRHHFIDRLTPADLAALEHIARRLEQPQAGDDPDEGAPGQHPSG comes from the coding sequence ATGTCAACGAAGCCGTCGGCCGGTGCCGTGCGCTGGCTGAACGCCGACGAGGAGCGGGCCTGGCGGGCATACCTGCGGATCGTGGTCGCCGTGCGGACCGGCACAGCACGCGACCTGGCCGCGATCGGCCTCTCCGAACCCGACTACGAGGTGCTGAGCACCCTGTCGGAACGGCCCGCGCACACCAGCACGCTCGGGGAACAAGCCGACAAGATGGGCTGGTCACGCAGCCGGCTGTCCCGTCACGCGACCCGAATGGAAACTCGGGGTCTGCTGCGGCGCGCACCGGACCCAACCGACGGCAGGGGCTGCCTCCTCGTACTCACCGCGGAAGGTCTGAACGCTCTCGACAACGCCGCACCGGCCCACGTCGAGTCGGTACGGCACCACTTCATCGACCGGCTCACGCCCGCAGACCTCGCCGCCCTCGAACACATCGCCCGAAGGCTGGAACAACCCCAAGCCGGTGATGACCCCGACGAGGGAGCACCTGGACAGCACCCATCGGGATGA